The following coding sequences are from one Triticum aestivum cultivar Chinese Spring chromosome 5A, IWGSC CS RefSeq v2.1, whole genome shotgun sequence window:
- the LOC123106391 gene encoding laccase-3: MDATAATRRLMRLGCCISGVLVLSFLLPSALAEERFYEFVVQETVVKRLCETSKIITVNGQFPGPTIEVHDGDTLAIKAVNRAQYNVTLHWHGLRQLRNGWADGPEFVTQCPIRPGSSYTYRFTIQEQEGTLWWHAHSSWLRATVHGALVILPKRGRPYPFPKPAKEFPVVLAEWWRRDPIAVLRQSMVTGAGPNVSDAILINGQPGDFLQCSSQETSIIPVVAGETNLLRIINAAMNSELFVSLAGHKMTVVAADAMYTKPFETTVVLLGPGQTTDVLVTAHAAPGRYYLGARVYASARGVPVDNTTATAIFQYKKAAAGAGAGAPMFPAMLPANNDTKTATAFSNSIRSPRPVKVPGPVTQEVFTTVGFGQFSCRPGPFCQGPNNTRLGASMNNVSFQLPSAVSLLQAHYGRIPGVFTDDFPARPPVAFDYTSQSVPRALWQPVKGTRLYRVRYAAVVQMVFQDTGIFAAEEHPMHIHGYHFCVLATGFGNYDPRRDAGRFNMVDPPSRNTIGVPVGGWAVVRFVADNPGVWLVHCHIDAHLSGGLAMALLVEDGKGELQATVPPPLDLPICGL, encoded by the exons atggatgcgacggcggcgacgaggcgtcTCATGAGGCTCGGCTGCTGCATCTCCGGTGTTCTTGTGCTGTCGTTCCTGCTACCCAGCGCCCTCGCCGAGGAGCGATTCTACGAGTTCGTG GTCCAGGAGACGGTGGTGAAGAGGCTGTGCGAGACGAGCAAGATCATCACGGTGAACGGGCAGTTCCCGGGGCCGACCATCGAGGTCCACGACGGCGACACGCTGGCGATCAAGGCCGTCAACAGGGCGCAGTACAACGTGACCCTCCACTGGCACGgcctccggcagctccggaacggGTGGGCGGACGGGCCGGAGTTCGTGACGCAGTGCCCGATCCGGCCGGGGTCCAGCTACACGTACCGGTTCACCATCCAGGAGCAGGAGGGCACCCTGTGGTGGCACGCGCACAGCTCCTGGCTCCGCGCCACCGTGCACGGCGCGCTCGTCATCCTCCCCAAGCGCGGCCGCCCCTACCCGTTTCCCAAGCCCGCCAAGGAGTTCCCCGTCGTCCTGG CGGAGTGGTGGAGGAGGGACCCCATCGCGGTGCTCAGGCAGTCCATGGTCACCGGCGCGGGGCCCAACGTCTCCGACGCCATCCTCATCAACGGCCAGCCCGGAGATTTCCTCCAGTGCTCCAGCCAAG AGACCAGCATCATCCCGGTGGTCGCCGGCGAGACGAACCTGCTGCGCATCATCAACGCGGCCATGAACTCCGAGCTCTTCGTCTCGCTCGCCGGCCACAAGATGACCGTGGTGGCCGCCGACGCCATGTACACCAAGCCCTTCGAGACCACCGTGGTGCTCCTTGGTCCCGGACAGACCACCGACGTCCTCGTGACCGCCCACGCCGCCCCTGGCCGCTACTACCTCGGCGCCCGCGTCTACGCCTCTGCTCGGGGCGTCCCCGTGGACAACACCACAGCCACCGCCATCTTCCAGTACAAGAAGGCAGCCGCAGGGGCAGGCGCTGGAGCACCAATGTTCCCTGCTATGCTGCCGGCCAACAACGACACCAAGACGGCCACCGCCTTCTCCAACAGCATCCGGAGCCCGAGGCCGGTGAAGGTGCCCGGGCCGGTGACGCAGGAGGTGTTCACCACGGTCGGGTTCGGCCAGTTCAGCTGCCGGCCGGGCCCCTTCTGCCAGGGCCCCAACAACACCCGGCTGGGCGCGAGCATGAACAACGTGTCGTTCCAGCTCCCCAGCGCCGTCTCCCTGCTGCAGGCGCACTACGGCCGCATCCCCGGCGTCTTCACCGACGACTTCCCGGCTCGCCCGCCGGTGGCCTTCGACTACACCTCGCAGAGCGTCCCGCGCGCGCTGTGGCAGCCGGTGAAGGGCACGCGGCTGTACCGCGTCAGGTACGCCGCCGTGGTGCAGATGGTGTTCCAGGACACGGGCATCTTCGCGGCGGAGGAGCACCCCATGCACATCCACGGCTACCACTTCTGCGTGCTCGCCACCGGGTTCGGCAACTACGACCCGAGGCGGGACGCGGGCAGGTTTAACATGGTCGACCCGCCCAGCCGGAACACCATCGGCGTGCCCGTCGGCGGCTGGGCCGTGGTGCGCTTCGTGGCGGACAACCCGGGGGTGTGGCTGGTGCACTGCCACATCGACGCGCACCTCTCCGGCGGGCTCGCCATGGCGCTGCTGGTGGAGGACGGCAAGGGGGAGCTCCAGGCCACGGTGCCGCCCCCGCTCGACCTGCCCATCTGTGGCCTCTAA